Proteins found in one Serinicoccus marinus DSM 15273 genomic segment:
- a CDS encoding response regulator transcription factor, which produces MSATATEPEATLLVVEDETNIRELLTTSLRFAGFAVHAAADGRSALQLSGEHDFDLAVLDIMLPDMDGFTVTRTLRERGLDLPIVFLTAKDSLDDKIKGLTVGGDDYVTKPFSLEEVVARIRAVLRRTRVAEEGDDHALRVADLELDEDSHEVRRAGKVIEVSPTEFKLLRYLMLNPGRVLSKSQILDHVWDYDFRGEMNIVESYISYLRRKIDVVGEPLIHTKRGVGYVLREPR; this is translated from the coding sequence ATGAGTGCCACTGCGACCGAACCGGAGGCCACCCTGCTGGTGGTCGAGGACGAGACCAACATCCGGGAGCTGCTTACCACGAGCCTGCGCTTCGCCGGCTTCGCGGTGCACGCGGCCGCCGACGGGCGCAGCGCGCTGCAGCTCTCCGGCGAGCACGACTTCGACCTCGCCGTGCTCGATATCATGCTGCCGGACATGGACGGCTTCACCGTGACCCGCACCCTGCGCGAGCGCGGCCTGGACCTGCCGATCGTCTTCCTCACCGCCAAGGACTCCCTGGACGACAAGATCAAGGGCCTGACCGTGGGCGGCGACGACTACGTCACCAAGCCGTTCAGCCTGGAGGAGGTCGTGGCGCGCATCCGCGCGGTGCTGCGCCGCACCCGGGTCGCCGAGGAGGGTGACGACCACGCGCTGCGGGTCGCCGACCTCGAGCTCGACGAGGACAGCCACGAGGTGCGCCGGGCCGGCAAGGTCATCGAGGTCTCCCCCACCGAGTTCAAGCTGTTGCGCTACCTCATGCTCAACCCCGGCCGGGTGCTCTCCAAGAGCCAGATCCTGGACCACGTGTGGGACTACGACTTCCGCGGCGAGATGAACATCGTGGAGTCCTACATCTCCTACCTGCGGCGCAAGATCGACGTCGTCGGCGAGCCGCTCATCCACACCAAGCGCGGCGTGGGCTACGTGCTGCGCGAGCCGCGCTGA
- a CDS encoding lactococcin 972 family bacteriocin, producing MSALTLAWTLSVVGASPSNAIEVEYPNEGGEWRYGYSWQKAVSRYNHPSQCHGSTVTDPNGAESRSIQTAAGNFSEAGLWWSWNRSYYYWLC from the coding sequence GTGTCAGCGCTGACGCTCGCTTGGACGCTCTCGGTAGTGGGGGCTTCACCGTCGAACGCCATCGAAGTTGAGTACCCAAATGAAGGTGGGGAGTGGCGCTACGGTTACAGTTGGCAGAAAGCCGTGTCTCGGTACAACCATCCGTCGCAGTGTCACGGGTCTACTGTCACAGACCCGAATGGTGCCGAGAGCAGGAGCATCCAGACGGCTGCAGGTAATTTCTCGGAGGCGGGCCTGTGGTGGAGCTGGAATAGGAGTTACTATTACTGGCTCTGCTGA